ACTCGGCGAGCTTCGCGATCGCCTGCGCCCAGAGGAAGTACTTGTTGGTGCCGAGGTCGGCGATCGTGGAGATGTTGAACGCCTCCTTGAGGTGCTGCGCGTCGCTCTCGCTGACGCCCTGCAGCGCCGCGACCGGCGCCTTCGCCAGCTCCGTGATGCTCATGCCCTCGTAGGCCTTGTCCACCTTGCTCGCGATGTCGCCCATCGGATCTCCCACCGTCCGTCGACCTCGCGGCGCCGAGCGGCGTCGCCCGCCCACCCTTCCGCAGAACGCCGTCGCCGGGCAACCACGAGATGCCGCCTACGCTGAACCGCATGCCCCAGCTTCGTCTCGCGCTGTGCCAGGTCAACGCCACCGTCGGCGCCATCGCCGATAACACCGATCTCGTGCTCGCGCGGGCGCGGGAGGCCGCCGCCGCGGGCGCGCGCCTCGTCGCGTTCCCCGAGATGGTGCTGACGGGGTATCCGGTGGAGGACCTCGCGCTGCGACGGTCGTTCCAGCGCGCCTCGCGCGAGGCGCTCGACGGGCTCGCGCAGCGGCTCCTCGACGACGGACTCGGCGAGGTCGCCGTCGTCGTCGGGTATCTCGACATCGACGAGCGCGCCCGGCCCAAGCTCGGGCGCCCGGCCGGATCGCCGGAGAACGCGCTCGCCGTGCTGCACGGCGGTCGGGTCGCGATCCGGTCGGCCAAGCACCATCTGCCGAACTACGGCGTGTTCGACGAGTACCGCTACTTCGTGCCCGGCAACGTGCTGCCGGTCGTGCGCCTGCACGGCGTCGACATCGCCTTCGCGATCTGCGAGGACCTGTGGCAGGACGGCGGCCCGGTCGCCGCCGCCCGCGGCGCGAACGTCGGACTCCTCGTCGTGCTCAACGGCTCGCCGTACGAGCTGAACAAGGACGACACGCGCCTCGAACTCTGTGCGCGCCGGGCCGCCGAGGCCGGCGCGACGCTGGCCTACGTCAACCTCGTCGGCGGGCAGGACGAACTCGTCTTCGACGGCGACTCGCTCGTGGTCTCCCCCACCGGCCAGACCCTCGCGCGGGCCCCGCAGTTCGAGGAGGCCGTCCTCGTCGTCGACGTCGACCTGCCCGCGGCCGGCGACCCGGTCGACCTTGACGCCGGTGACGTCACCGTCGAGCGCGTGGTGATCTCCGCGGACCCGTTGCCCGCGTGGGAGGTCGACGAGATCGCCGTCGGTCCGCGCCTGGCGTCCGAGGCCGAGGTGTACGCGGCGCTCGTGACGGGGCTGCGCGACTACGTCCGCAAGAACGGCTTCCGGTCGGTGATCCTCGGGCTGTCCGGCGGGATCGACTCAGCGCTGGTGGCCGCGATCGCGTGCGACGCGATCGGGGCCGCGAACGTGCACGGCGTCTCGATGCCGTCGGCGTACTCGTCCGACCACTCGCGCTCCGACGCCGACGACCTCGCGGCGCGTACCGGTTGCCAGTTCCGCACGGTGCCGATCGCGCCGATGGTCGACGCGTTCCAGGACGCCCTCAAGCTCTCCGGTCTCGCCGAGGAGAACCTGCAGGCGCGCGTGCGCGGTGTGACGCTGATGGGCCTGTCGAACGCCGAGGGGCATCTCGTCCTCGCCACCGGCAACAAGAGCGAACTCGCCGCCGGGTACTCGACGATCTACGGCGACGCGGTCGGCGGTTACGCGCCGCTGAAGGACGTCCCGAAGACGATGGTGTGGAAGCTCTCGGAGTGGCGCAACGCCGAGGCGGAGCGGCGCGGTGAGACGCCGCCGATCCCGCCGAACTCCATCACCAAGCCGCCGTCCGCAGAACTGAGGCCGGGTCAGCTCGACTCGGACTCCCTGCCCGACTACGCCGTGCTCGACGATCTCCTCGACGACTACATCGAGCAGGACGCGTCCGCGGCCGACCTCGTCGCCGCCGGGTTCGACCAGGAACTGGTGGAGAAGATCCTGCGCCTCGTCGACATCGCCGAGTACAAGCGGCGTCAGTACCCGCCGGGCACGAAGATCTCGCTGCGCGCCTTCGGCCGCGACCGCCGCCTCCCGATCACCAACGGCTGGCGGGAGCGCGTCCCCGAGTAGTTGCGTCAGTGCGTGGCGCGGCGGCGCAGACGCTCGATGTCGTGGACGGTGATGTCCGGGCCCCGGTTGGAGATCCAGCCCATGGTGCGCAACTGACGCATCGCCTTGACGACGGCCTCGCGGGAGAGCCCGGTCCAGGCGGCGAGGTCGGCCTGGCTCAGCGGCGAGTGAATGACGGTGGTGCTGCCGTCGAAATGGCCGTACCGGTCGGCGAGTTCGGCGAGCCGGGCGCAGACGCGGCCCATCGCGTCGCCGGCGCCGAACTCGAGCTGGTGACGCACCTGGGCGCGGAGGCGGCCGATGGTGTCGAGCAGCAGGGCCTCGCGCACCGCGGGGTGCGTGTCGAGGAACTCGCGGAACGGCGCGGCGGGCAGCGTCAGCACCTCGACGTCGGTGAGGGCGGTGACGGTGGCGGCGCGGGTCTTGCCGTCGATGACGGACCACTCGCCGATCAGTTCGCCGGGACCGTAGATGTCGAGCACGACGTCGCGGCCCTCGGTGGAGCCGACGACGACCTTGAGCTCACCGGAGAGGACGACGACCGCCTCGTGCGCGACGTCGCCCTCGAGGAAGAGGATGGCGCCGGCGGGATACCCGCGCCGCGTGCCGATCGCAGCGAGGGCGGCGGCGCGCTCCGGGCCGATGCGATCGAGGAAGCCCTCGGTCGGCGCCGGGGCGGTCAAGGTCGTCACTCCTCCATTGTGGGCACGCCAAGCTGCCCGGACCCTACTGAATCCGGGCAGCTCAGTGTGAGATTCCGCGCCCGCCCGCGCGGAACCGTCCCCCGATGTGAGCGAGTCCGCGCGACCCTGCGGCGCAGCTCACGTTCCGGGTGCGGTGTGGGTCACGCACCCGGACGTCTTCGGTGTGTCAGGCCGCGGCGGTGAGGTCCTTCTTGCGGGCGCCGAGCGTGGAGAAGATGCGGCTGCGGACGGCGGGAACGGCCTCCAGCAGCGAGGCGAGCTCCAGCGGGCTGAGCACGAGGACGGAGACCTGCGTGGTGGCCGTCACGGTCGCCACGCGGGGCTTGCCGTCGAGCAGGGACATCTCGCCGAACACGGCACCGGGGCGCAGGACGGCCAGGGCCTGGTCCTCCACGCACACGGCCACCGAGCCCTCGATGAGCACGAAGGCCTCGCGGCCACGCTCGCCGCGGCGGCAGAGGACGCTGCCCTCGGGCAGGGTCACCTGGGTGCTGAGCGAGGCGATCTTCGCCAGCTGCTTGCGGTCCAAGCCCTCGAAGATCTCAAGGTCGGCAATTGCGTCGATCCGGGCGTCGCGCTTGGGAAACACGGGTACTCCTTAGGCGGGGGCTGCGGGCCTCCCCGACGGGGTTCGGCCCGGTGCCGGGTTTCTGGGATGCCGCCCGGCGCCAGAATCAGCTTCCGCCGAAGCACGAGATGCGGCTGCGCACCTGGGCCCGCCTGCGTGGGTATTTGTACTCACCGCGCCCCGGCTACCCTGAAAGCGTCCGGGGACCTCACCGGGAGGCCTCGAGGCAACCCTTTCAAGGAGTCGACGATGACCTCCACACCCAGCCCCGATCGATCTGACGCCTCGTCGGGCCAGGCCCGCGAGTCGGCGACCGTCGCTGAGACCGCCCCCGTCTACGGCAATCTCCCGCCGGCGAAACGTGTGCGCGTGCCTGCACTGCACGCGATGAAGGAACGCGGCGAGCGCTGGCCCATGCTCACCGCGTACGACATGTACACGGCCGAGATCTTCGACGCGGCCGGGATTCCCGTGCTGCTGATCGGCGACAGCGCCGCGAACAACGTCTACGGCTACGAGACGACCGTTCCCGTGACCGTCGACGAACTGCTCCCCCTGTGCCGCTCCGTGGTGGCCGCCAGCAAGCGGGCGCTGATCGTCGGCGACCTGCCCTTCGGCTCCTACCAGGTCTCCCCCCAGCAGGCGCTGGAGACGGCGATCCGGTTCATGAAGGAGGGCAACGTCCACGCCGTGAAACTGGAGGGCGGCGTCCGCGTCGCGCCCCAGATTCAGGCGATCGTCGACGCCGGGGTGCCCGTGATGGGCCACGTCGGCTTCACCCCGCAGAGCGAGCACGGCCTCGGCGGTTACCGCGTCCAGGGCCGCGGGTCGGCCGCGGAGCAGGTGCTCGCCGACGCCCACGCCGTCCAGGAGGCGGGCGCGTTCGCCGTCGTGCTGGAGATGGTCCCGGCCGAGGTCTCGAAGCAGATCACGGCCGAGCTGAGCATCCCGACGATCGGGATCGGCGCCGGTCCGGACTGCGACGCCCAGGTCCTCGTCTGGCAGGACATGGTCGGCCTGCGCGAGGGCACGCCCCGCTTCGTCAAGCGGTACGCGGACATGCGCGGGGTGCTCACCGAGGCGGCGAAGGCCTACGCGGCCGACGTCGTCGGCGGGACGTTCCCGACCCACGAGCACAGCTACCACTGACCGAAGAGCCCAGTCGACACCAGCGTTGACGAGCCGTTCAACGCTGGTGTTAACTGGCTCACATGCTGCTGTCCTCCCTGCCGGTGCCCCCGGCCGCCGAGCCGGTGAACACCACGGGGCAGGCGATCATGACCGTCGGGACCTTCGCGGGTCTCGCGATCTTCCTGGTGTGCGCGGTCCGCCTCGGGCGGCGCTGGCGGACCTGGACGCCGGCCGCGATCGTGGCCGGCACCCTGCTCGCCGGCATGGTCGAACCGCTCAACAACCGGCTCGCGAACATGTGGTACTACCGGCCCGGCCAGCAGACGATGTACAGCTCGTTCGACGCCTCGCTGCCGGTCTGGGTGTTCTTCTCCTACGCCGCCTTCTTCGGCGGGGTCGGGCTGCTGTTCTGGTACCTGACCGAGCGCGGCGCGACCCGCGCCACCATCGCCAAGGCTCTCGCCGGCATGTGGGTGTTCGCGATCGCCACCGAGATCACCGGCACTCAGCTCGACACCTACGACTACTTCGGCCCGCACCCGTTCCGCGTCGCGGGCTTCCCGATCTGGGTCTCGCTCGGGGTCGCGTGCATCTGCGCGAGCATCGGCGTCGGAGCGGCGCGCATCCGGCGCTCGTTCGACCCGGCGGCGGGCCTGGCCGCGGTGTTCCTGCTCGGTCCGGTCGCCTGCGTCGTCGGCCTGGTCGGGACGGGCTTCCCGACGATGACAGTCGTCAACACCCCGGACCCGTCCACCGCCGCCCTCTACGGCGCCGCGCTGGGCAGCACGGCGCTGAACCTGCTGTTCGCCTGGTTCCTCACGCAGCTGGTGCCGCGCGAGGGCCTGTCACCGATCGACGGCCCAGTCCGCACCGGGACGCGCGGCGGCGAGCGCGGCGAGGAGCTCCTCGCGAGCGGTGGCCATCGAGGGGCCGTACCAGGTCAGTAGCCGCCCGGACACCAGCGCGACGTCCAGCCCGGGGAACGCCTCGGGCCCGTCGAGCGCGGTGAAGACGTACGGCTCGTCGGGCAGCACGACCAGCTCGGCACCGCGGGCGCGGACCTCGTCCGGGTCGGCCTTCGGGTAGCGCTCGGACGCGTCGGCCGGCGGGTCGTCGAAGACGTTGTCGAGGCCGAGCCGGTCGAGCACCGACGTGGTGAAGGTGTCCGCGCCGGCGACCATCCACGGCTTGCGCCAGATCGGCACGGCGACCTTCCGCCGCGGCGTCGGGGCGGGCTGCGCCCAGGCGGCCTCGGCCGCCGCCAGCCAGTCCGGCCGGCCCAGCCCGCACCGCTCGAGCATCGCGGCGAGCGAGGTCAGGGCGGAGTCGACGTCGCGGATGTCGCAGACCCACACCTCCAGGCCGCGGGCGCGGAGCTCGTCGAGGTCGGGCTGCCGATTCTCCTCGAAGGCGGCCAGGACCAGGTCGGGCGCCAGCGCCTCGATCGCGTCGACGTCGGGGTTCTTCGTCCCCCGGACCCGGGCGCAGTCCAGGCCCGGCGGGTGGGTGCACCAGTCGGTCACGCCGACCAGGAGCTCCGGTGCGGTCTCGCCGACGGCCTCGGTCAGGGACGGGACCAGCGAGACGATTCGACGCACGGACACCCGACCTAGACTGCCAGGCATGGCTTCGCGTACCGCTCCGGCTCCCTCGGTTCTCCCCGGCAAGGTCTCCCCCCAGCGGGCGGTGCCGGCCCACATCCCGCGGCCGCCGTACGTCGGCAAGCCGGCACCGGACAGCTTCGAGGGCTCGGAGATCAAGGACGCCGAGACCATCGAGAAGATGCGCATCGCCGGCCGGATCGCCGCGCAGGCGCTCGCGGAGGTCGCGTCGCACATCCGGCCCGGGATCACGACCGACGAGCTCGACCGCATCGGCCACGAGTTCCTCTGCGACCACGACGCCTATCCGTCGACGCTCGGGTACCGGTACTTCCCGAAGTCGCTGTGCACCTCGGTCAACGAGGTGATCTGCCACGGGATCCCGGACTCCCGTGAGCTCGTCGACGGCGACATCGTCAACGTCGACATCACGGCCTACATCCACGGCGTCCACGGCGACACCGACGCGACCTATCCCGTCGGCGAGATCGACGAGGAGTCGGCGCTGCTGCTGGAACGGACGCGGGAGGCGATGAACCGCGGGATCAAGGCCGTCCGTCCGGGCCGGCCGATCAACGTCATCGGCCGCGTCATCGAGTCCTACGCGAAGCGGTTCGGCTACGGCGTCGTCCGGGACTTCACCGGCCACGGGATCGGGACGGCGTTCCACTCCGGCCTGGTGATCCCCCACTACGACACCGAGCACTACGCGACGCTGATGGAACCGGGGATGACCTTCACTATCGAGCCGATGCTGACCCTCGGGACCGAGTCCTACGACATGTGGGACGACAACTGGACCGTCGTCACCCAGGACCGCAAGCGCTCCGCCCAGTTCGAGCACACGCTCCTGGTCACCGACTCCGGCGCCGAGATCCTCACGCTGCCTTAACCGCAACGTCCGGCCAANNNNNNNNNNNNNNNNNNNNNNNNNNNNNNNNNNNNNNNNNNNNNNCAGTTGGCCGGACGCTACGAGGAAGTGCTTACTCCGACTTCGCGGTCGCGACCCGGCAGGTCGCGGTCTTGAGCTGCTGGGTGGTCTCGGAGTCGACGTAGCCGAACGCGTCGATCGAGCGCTCCTCGCCGGCGCGCATCTTCGGCGCGAAGACGGTCTGGCTCGCGATGCGGCGGTTGTCGCCGTCGAGGCA
The DNA window shown above is from Sporichthya brevicatena and carries:
- a CDS encoding Crp/Fnr family transcriptional regulator, translating into MTTLTAPAPTEGFLDRIGPERAAALAAIGTRRGYPAGAILFLEGDVAHEAVVVLSGELKVVVGSTEGRDVVLDIYGPGELIGEWSVIDGKTRAATVTALTDVEVLTLPAAPFREFLDTHPAVREALLLDTIGRLRAQVRHQLEFGAGDAMGRVCARLAELADRYGHFDGSTTVIHSPLSQADLAAWTGLSREAVVKAMRQLRTMGWISNRGPDITVHDIERLRRRATH
- a CDS encoding cyclic nucleotide-binding domain-containing protein, producing the protein MFPKRDARIDAIADLEIFEGLDRKQLAKIASLSTQVTLPEGSVLCRRGERGREAFVLIEGSVAVCVEDQALAVLRPGAVFGEMSLLDGKPRVATVTATTQVSVLVLSPLELASLLEAVPAVRSRIFSTLGARKKDLTAAA
- a CDS encoding helical backbone metal receptor, with the translated sequence MPGSLGRVSVRRIVSLVPSLTEAVGETAPELLVGVTDWCTHPPGLDCARVRGTKNPDVDAIEALAPDLVLAAFEENRQPDLDELRARGLEVWVCDIRDVDSALTSLAAMLERCGLGRPDWLAAAEAAWAQPAPTPRRKVAVPIWRKPWMVAGADTFTTSVLDRLGLDNVFDDPPADASERYPKADPDEVRARGAELVVLPDEPYVFTALDGPEAFPGLDVALVSGRLLTWYGPSMATAREELLAALAAARPGADWAVDR
- the panB gene encoding 3-methyl-2-oxobutanoate hydroxymethyltransferase: MTSTPSPDRSDASSGQARESATVAETAPVYGNLPPAKRVRVPALHAMKERGERWPMLTAYDMYTAEIFDAAGIPVLLIGDSAANNVYGYETTVPVTVDELLPLCRSVVAASKRALIVGDLPFGSYQVSPQQALETAIRFMKEGNVHAVKLEGGVRVAPQIQAIVDAGVPVMGHVGFTPQSEHGLGGYRVQGRGSAAEQVLADAHAVQEAGAFAVVLEMVPAEVSKQITAELSIPTIGIGAGPDCDAQVLVWQDMVGLREGTPRFVKRYADMRGVLTEAAKAYAADVVGGTFPTHEHSYH
- the map gene encoding type I methionyl aminopeptidase, encoding MASRTAPAPSVLPGKVSPQRAVPAHIPRPPYVGKPAPDSFEGSEIKDAETIEKMRIAGRIAAQALAEVASHIRPGITTDELDRIGHEFLCDHDAYPSTLGYRYFPKSLCTSVNEVICHGIPDSRELVDGDIVNVDITAYIHGVHGDTDATYPVGEIDEESALLLERTREAMNRGIKAVRPGRPINVIGRVIESYAKRFGYGVVRDFTGHGIGTAFHSGLVIPHYDTEHYATLMEPGMTFTIEPMLTLGTESYDMWDDNWTVVTQDRKRSAQFEHTLLVTDSGAEILTLP
- a CDS encoding NAD+ synthase, encoding MPQLRLALCQVNATVGAIADNTDLVLARAREAAAAGARLVAFPEMVLTGYPVEDLALRRSFQRASREALDGLAQRLLDDGLGEVAVVVGYLDIDERARPKLGRPAGSPENALAVLHGGRVAIRSAKHHLPNYGVFDEYRYFVPGNVLPVVRLHGVDIAFAICEDLWQDGGPVAAARGANVGLLVVLNGSPYELNKDDTRLELCARRAAEAGATLAYVNLVGGQDELVFDGDSLVVSPTGQTLARAPQFEEAVLVVDVDLPAAGDPVDLDAGDVTVERVVISADPLPAWEVDEIAVGPRLASEAEVYAALVTGLRDYVRKNGFRSVILGLSGGIDSALVAAIACDAIGAANVHGVSMPSAYSSDHSRSDADDLAARTGCQFRTVPIAPMVDAFQDALKLSGLAEENLQARVRGVTLMGLSNAEGHLVLATGNKSELAAGYSTIYGDAVGGYAPLKDVPKTMVWKLSEWRNAEAERRGETPPIPPNSITKPPSAELRPGQLDSDSLPDYAVLDDLLDDYIEQDASAADLVAAGFDQELVEKILRLVDIAEYKRRQYPPGTKISLRAFGRDRRLPITNGWRERVPE